One window of Triplophysa rosa linkage group LG8, Trosa_1v2, whole genome shotgun sequence genomic DNA carries:
- the arid1aa gene encoding AT-rich interactive domain-containing protein 1A isoform X1 — MAAQVASATSLNTSPPSELKKPDRDPKEESVPGEKQQENKEPGLESVSPGRGELQDRADVGNAGGGGESEMKNGNGNPSRVNNNQNDTAGPDGNNHPGMVHHHAPGFTPPSHGYSQQYGRAPFHQHGGQQSPGMAAAAGPGALSSNIMDPYQPNSHEHGFPNHQYNNYSPFGNRSPYPGQGYGMNSPRSAPQAQAVGGQSAKQQQPAAGGSMAASYNNQRYNMGNPQPTSTPTLNQLLTSPSGARGYPNYPPSDYNSQDGAKGPADMGSSGQYGGGHPGWQQRTHHPQPMSPGSTGQPMGRNQTPGSMDQMGKMRGQPYVSGGPYSQPPHQGPPTAPQQGPAYAGPGYGPPGPQRYPMGMQGRIQYGQQMPSYGQQGPGGYVQQGQQPYYGQHGQGPHSGQQQSPYPQPSPGQPGGQGPYSQQPHGPQPSGPHGQAGPPYQHPHMPQQPQAQIPGPSPGPSQSPYSQASAAPQSAQSPYPQQQVPQSQPPQQGNSQAPPASQTQPSYPPGQGSQPPPSQQAPQTPTPASQQPAGQMSQTQPTSYSQNPPPQQQQQQQQSPYQRFTPAQEISQESFSSQSSAPPSNQPLASKGSTEDMQGRPSSLPDLSGSIDDLPTGTEGALSPGVSTSGVSSSQGEQSNPAQSPFSPHTSPPVGSPASATASRSGPLSPATIPGNQMPPRPSSGQSDGVMHPSVNMPGMGQERGYVQRNPQMGPYGSPQSGSALSPRQSSGGHAGMVPYQQNNSMANYAPQGGQYGSQGFPRQPGYSGMPNANYPGPGMSGSMNPMSGQGGGPLYPGMPSGRMPHGQMGARPYGPNMGPNMSPNMGPNMVNMPPQVGSGMGPPPGLNRKPQDAAAMQHGPSNSIHNRLPGYPNMSPGPGMMGSGPPYGPSVNNMPGMMNTQGPSYPMGGNMANNTSGMSPGPDFGMDVKPNQAQKSNNKVEGTPKTETKSKKSSSSTTTNEKITRLYELGPEPERKMWVDRYLAFIDEKALGMSNLPAVGRKPLDLFRLYMSVKEIGGLTQVNKNKKWRELATNLNVGTSSSAASSLKKQYIQCLYAFECKIERGEDPPPEIPGDTKKNQAKIQPPSPAGSGSLQGPQTPQSTSSSMAESGDLKPPTPASTPHSQMPPMQSGRSSVNLQDPFADNDPAFSRRNTMTPNSGYQSGMSTPEMPGRMGPYEPSKDHFSGMRKVGEQFIPGGQGPNSGLGDQYNRGPPGPMGNVPMGQRHQYSFGPSYDRRSESGMGPEGSMGPGVPQPNMMPSNAESGMYSPNRYPPQQQRHESYSNQYPGQGAPPGGSYPNQQPGIYPQQQTNYKRPGEGGYPPAKRHHDGEMFGGPYNAQQPPSQAPPGGPSSGQQDMFNQFNSSYPGAERRPPGPQNQFPFPFGRDRMPGAAGPNSQGSMPLQMMGSPMQSGPDGPQGGMWQGRGDMGYGGYPNRQGPPAGPGQGPGFHSMNRSEEMMSSEPRMNHDGQWPGPRQPPYGGAGPPMTRPLQSNYQSPQAMQNHIPQVSSPTPMPRPMESGSSPSKSPYMPGSIKMQKAGPPVPASHIVPSSVHPPLMRRDMPFPAGSTEASQPVLKPRRRLTMKEIGTPEAWRVMMSLKSGLLAESTWALDTINILLYDDNSISNFNLVQLPGFLELIVEYFRRCLIEIFGILKEYEVGDPGQRALLDPNVLKKDENTVDDETLVEGMEEDGETEEEDEGEEMQRSKHQEQHTAPEPLQIKQEEKHRNCEDSGKKMDCQATDGESSKEAKTLDPPSLELAVTQEKPKQASKFDKLPLKIVRKKDPFVVDCSNKLGRLQEFDSGLLHWSIGGGDTTEHIQTHFESKVDLLHLWKRLPIQASDKKRGALKDAEVPSPSSSSEEHRKEVERQPSQQSSSEVTDGILETRAERPADCLETSSGEKSNEEADQEKQGSEMTAPENIRPSTSSQGQRPISILEDEPHSKDEAPLVTLSDWQDSLSRRCICVSNIIRSLSFIPGNDLEMSKHPGLLLILGRLLLLHHRHPERKQAPLTYEKEEEVDESHGNKKDEWWWDCLELLRENCLVTLANISGQLDFSVYTESICLPLLDGLLHWAVCPSAEAQDPFPSLGLNGVLSPQRLVLETLCKLSIQDNNVDLILATPPFSRLEKLFGNLVRLVGERKVPVCREMAVVLLANLAQGDSMAARAIAVQKGSVGNLLGFLEDSLAATQFQQSQGSLLHMQGSHFEPTSVDMMRRAARALLAFAKVEENHSEFTLYESRLLDLSVSPLMNSLVSHVICDVLFLIGQS, encoded by the exons ATGGCCGCTCAGGTCGCCAGCGCTACCTCTCTCAACACCAGTCCGCCTTCCGAACTAAAAAAACCGGATCGAGACCCAAAGGAGGAGTCGGTACCGGGGGAAAAGCAGCAGGAAAATAAGGAGCCGGGATTAGAGAGCGTATCACCGGGTCGCGGGGAACTGCAGGACCGGGCCGATGTTGGAAATGCTGGGGGAGGAGGGGAGTCTGAGATGAAGAACGGGAACGGGAATCCGTCGAGGGTGAACAATAATCAAAATGATACCGCCGGACCTGACGGGAATAACCACCCCGGTATGGTACATCACCACGCGCCCGGTTTTACGCCGCCTTCCCATGGCTATAGTCAGCAATACGGCCGGGCCCCTTTTCATCAACATGGCGGACAACAAAGCCCTGGCATGGCAGCTGCAGCGGGACCAGGCGCGCTGTCGAGCAACATAATGGACCCGTATCAGCCCAACTCTCACGAACACGGCTTTCCTAACCACCAGTACAACAACTACAGTCCGTTCGGGAACCGAAGCCCGTACCCGGGCCAGGGATACGGCATGAACTCCCCGCGCAGCGCTCCTCAAGCTCAGGCGGTAGGGGGGCAGTCAGCCAAGCAACAGCAGCCAGCAGCGGGAGGATCTATGGCTGCATCTTACAATAATCAGAGGTATAACATGGGAAATCCACAGCCAACATCCACCCCGACCCTCAACCAGCTCCTGACCTCCCCGAGCGGTGCCAGAGGCTACCCGAATTACCCACCTAGCGACTACAACAGCCAGGATGGTGCTAAGGGACCAGCAGATATGGGCAGCAGTGGGCAGTATGGTGGGGGCCATCCGGGTTGGCAACAAAGGACCCATCACCCGCAACCCATGAGTCCTGGAAGTACCGGACAGCCCATGGGTAGAAACCAG ACTCCAGGCTCAATGGATCAGATGGGGAAAATGCGAGGACAGCCATATGTGTCAGGCGGTCCTTACTCGCAGCCTCCCCATCAGGGGCCTCCTACGGCGCCCCAGCAGGGACCTGCATACGCAGGCCCGGGCTATGGGCCTCCTGGACCTCAGAGATACCCTATGGGCATGCAAGGACGTATACAGTATGGGCAACAG ATGCCATCATACGGACAGCAGGGACCAGGGGGGTACGTGCAGCAGGGGCAACAGCCCTATTATGGCCAGCATGGTCAGGGGCCTCACTCTGGCCAGCAGCAGTCGCCATACCCCCAGCCTTCCCCTGGGCAACCGGGAGGTCAAGGACCTTATTCGCAGCAGCCTCACGGCCCCCAACCATCTGGTCCACACGGACAGGCCGGTCCTCCTTACCAACATCCCCACATGCCCCAGCAGCCCCAGGCGCAGATTCCCGGCCCCTCACCAGGCCCTTCCCAATCCCCATACTCGCAGGCCTCTGCAGCACCCCAGTCTGCGCAATCCCCATATCCCCAACAACAGGTGCCTCAGTCCCAGCCCCCTCAGCAGGGGAACTCCCAGGCCCCTCCTGCATCCCAGACCCAGCCTAGCTACCCGCCCGGCCAAGGCTCCCAGCCGCCGCCATCACAGCAGGCGCCACAGACGCCCACACCTGCATCCCAGCAGCCTGCAGGACAGATGTCGCAAACGCAACCCACATCATACTCCCAGAATCCCCCAccacaacagcagcagcagcagcaacaaTCGCCGTATCAGCGGTTTACTCCTGCTCAG GAGATTTCCCAGGAGTCATTTAGCTCCCAGTCCAGTGCGCCTCCCTCCAATCAGCCTCTGGCTTCTAAAGGAAGTACAGAGGACATGCAGGGCAGACCCTCAAGTCTACCA GACCTTTCCGGTTCTATCGATGACCTGCCTACAGGTACAGAAGGTGCTCTGAGCCCTGGAGTCAGCACATCTGGAGTATCCAGCAGTCAAGGAGAACAGAGTAATCCAGCACAGTCGCCTTTCTCCCCCCACACATCTCCGCCGGTGGGCTCGCCCGCCAGTGCCACAGCATCTCGCTCTGGCCCTCTGTCCCCTGCCACCATACCAG GAAACCAGATGCCTCCCCGGCCTTCAAGTGGACAGTCTGATGGGGTCATGCACCCTTCAGTGAACATGCCTGGCATGGGCCAAGAGAGAG GATATGTGCAGAGAAACCCTCAGATGGGACCCTATGGGTCTCCACAATCTGGATCTGCTTTGTCTCCTCGCCAGTCATCTGGAGGCCATGCTGGGATGGTTCCTTATCAGCAGAACAACTCTATGGCCAACTATGCGCCTCAAGGTGGTCAATATGGCTCACAAG GTTTCCCTAGGCAGCCTGGTTACAGTGGCATGCCTAATGCCAATTATCCAGGTCCTGGCATGAGTGGATCTATGAACCCTATGTCCGGACAAGGAGGAGGACCACTGTATCCTGGCATGCCTTCTGGAAGGATGCCTCATGGCCAGATGGGTGCACGTCCTTACGGCCCTAACATGGGACCCAACATGAGTCCCAATATGGGCCCGAATATGGTGAACATGCCGCCTCAAGTAGGCTCTGGGATGGGCCCACCTCCAGGCCTCAACAGAAAGCCGCAGGATGCTGCAGCAATGCAGCACGGACCCTCAAACTCTATACACAACAG ACTACCAGGTTACCCCAATATGTCTCCTGGTCCTGGTATGATGGGTTCAGGTCCTCCGTATGGCCCGTCAGTGAACAACATGCCAGGAATGATGAACACCCAGGGTCCTTCCTACCCAATGGGTGGTAACATGGCCAACAACACTAGTG GCATGTCCCCTGGTCCTGATTTTGGTATGGATGTAAAACCAAACCAGGCACAAAAATCGAATAATAAAGTTGAGGGGACACCCAAGACGGAAACAAAATCAAAG AAGTCAAGTTCCTCCACAACAACCAATGAGAAGATCACTCGATTGTATGAGCTAGGCCCAGAGCCAGAAAGAAAGATGTGGGTGGACCGTTATCTGGCTTTCATTGACGAAAAAGCCTTGGGCATGAGTAACCTACCAGCTGTGGGACGTAAACCCCTCGATCTCTTCCGCCTCTACATGTCCGTCAAGGAGATTGGAGGTCTCACACAG gttaataagaataaaaaatggAGGGAGCTGGCCACAAATCTGAATGTGGGGACCTCAAGCAGTGCAGCCAGCTCGTTGAAAAAGCAGTACATCCAGTGTCTATATGCTTTTGAATGTAAGATCGAGCGTGGAGAAGACCCACCACCTGAAATTCCTGGAGACACCAAAAAGAATCAGGCCAAAATTCAGCCACCCTCCCCAG CTGGATCTGGCTCTCTCCAGGGGCCCCAGACACCGCAGTCTACCAGCAGCTCCATGGCCGAAAGCGGAGACTTGAAGCCTCCCACTCCTGCCTCTACTCCACACAGCCAGATGCCCCCAATGCAAAGTGGCAG GAGCAGTGTGAACCTACAAGATCCATTTGCTGATAATGACCCAGCCTTCTCTCGGCGGAACACTATGACCCCCAACTCTGGCTACCAGTCAGGCATGAGCACTCCAGAGATGCCTGGTCGAATGGGACCCTACGAACCCAGCAAAGACCACTTCAGTGGCATGCGCAAAG TTGGAGAGCAGTTTATACCCGGTGGACAGGGTCCTAACAGTGGTCTCGGTGATCAGTATAACAGAGGACCACCAGGCCCTATGGGGAACGTGCCCATGGGTCAGAGGCACCAATATTCATTTGGTCCTAGTTATGATAGAAG GTCAGAGTCAGGGATGGGCCCAGAAGGCAGCATGGGGCCTGGAGTGCCACAGCCAAACATGATGCCTTCCAATGCTGAATCTGGGATGTACTCACCAAACCGTTACCCTCCACAACAACAGCG GCATGAATCGTATAGTAATCAGTATCCTGGGCAGGGTGCGCCTCCTGGTGGCTCCTATCCGAATCAGCAGCCTGGAATTTATCCGCAACAACAAACG AACTACAAAAGACCAGGTGAAGGAGGCTACCCACCAGCTAAACGGCATCATGATGGCGAGATGTTCGGTGGGCCGTACAATGCGCAGCAGCCACCATCACAGGCTCCCCCTGGTGGTCCCTCAAGTGGTCAGCAGGATATGTTTAACCAGTTTAACAGTTCATACCCTGGCGCAGAGCGACGTCCACCTGGTCCTCAGAATCAGTTCCCATTCCCTTTCGGAAGGGATCGGATGCCAGGGGCAGCGGGTCCTAACTCCCAGGGTTCCATGCCGCTTCAAATGATGGGCAGTCCAATGCAGTCTGGTCCCGACGGTCCTCAAGGCGGTATGTGGCAGGGCCGAGGTGATATGGGCTACGGCGGTTACCCAAACCGTCAGGGACCTCCTGCTGGTCCTGGCCAAGGCCCTGGTTTCCATTCAATGAACCGCTCCGAAGAGATGATGTCATCTGAACCACGTATGAATCACGATGGCCAGTGGCCTGGGCCTCGACAGCCCCCGTATGGCGGTGCAGGCCCACCAATGACCAGACCTTTGCAGTCCAACTATCAGTCACCCCAAGCCATGCAGAACCACATTCCACAGGTGTCAAGCCCCACGCCCATGCCCCGACCCATGGAAAGCGGCAGTTCACCCAGCAAATCACCCTACATGCCTGGCAGTATCAAAATGCAGAAGGCTGGACCTCCAGTCCCTGCATCACACATTGTACCTTCCTCCGTACACCCTCCACTGATGAGAAGAGACATGCCCTTCCCTGCAGGCTCCACAGAGGCTTCACAGCCTGTTCTCAAACCTCGTAGACGTCTTACCATGAAAGAGATTG GAACACCAGAAGCATGGAGAGTCATGATGTCCCTAAAATCAGGACTGTTGGCTGAGAGCACGTGGGCTTTAGATACCATTAACATCCTGTTGTATGATGACAACAGTATTTCGAATTTCAACCTTGTTCAG ctcCCGGGTTTCCTGGAACTAATTGTTGAGTATTTCCGGCGTTGCCTCATTGAGATCTTTGGCATCCTGAAGGAATATGAGGTTGGTGATCCAGGACAAAGAGCACTGTTGGATCCTAATGTGCTCAAAAAGGATGAAAATACTGTGGATGATGAAACACTGGTGGAGGGCATGGAGGAAGACGGAGAAACGGAGGAGGAAGATGAAGGAGAAGAAATGCAGAGGTCAAAACATCAAGAACAACACACAGCACCAGAACCTCTCCAGATAAAACAGGAGGAAAAGCACAGGAATTGTGAAGACTCTGGGAAGAAAATGGACTGCCAAGCAACAGACGGAGAGTCATCTAAAGAAGCCAAGACTTTAGATCCACCATCCCTCGAGCTTGCTGTGACTCAGGAGAAGCCCAAGCAGGCTAGCAAGTTTGATAAACTTCCTTTGAAGATTGTACGGAAGAAGGATCCTTTCGTGGTGGACTGCTCGAATAAACTTGGCCGGTTACAGGAATTTGACAGCGGCCTGCTGCACTGGAGTATTGGTGGAGGCGATACAACAGAACACATCCAGACCCACTTCGAAAGCAAAGTTGACCTGTTACACCTGTGGAAGCGGCTTCCCATCCAGGCCTCAGACAAGAAACGAGGAGCGCTGAAGGATGCTGAGGTGCCTTCACCATCCTCATCGAGTGAAGAGCACAGGAAGGAAGTGGAGCGGCAGCCTTCACAGCAGTCATCCTCTGAAGTAACCGATGGAATTCTGGAAACGAGAGCTGAAAGGCCTGCCGACTGCTTAGAAACTTCCTCTGGGGAGAAATCAAACGAAGAGGCAGATCAAGAGAAACAAGGATCAGAGATGACCGCTCCAGAGAACATCAGGCCAAGTACATCATCACAGGGTCAGCGTCCCATCTCCATTCTAGAGGATGAGCCACACAGCAAGGATGAAGCTCCTCTCGTCACTCTCTCCGACTGGCAAGATTCCCTCTCCCGTCGCTGCATCTGCGTCTCCAATATCATCCGCAGCCTCTCATTCATTCCGGGCAACGACTTGGAGATGTCCAAGCACCCAGGGCTGTTGCTGATACTAGGTCGCCTCTTGCTTCTCCACCATCGGCATCCAGAACGCAAGCAGGCGCCTTTAACCTACGAGAAAGAAGAGGAGGTGGATGAGAGTCACGGTAACAAGAAAGACGAGTGGTGGTGGGACTGTCTGGAACTGCTGCGGGAAAATTGTTTGGTCACTCTTGCCAACATCTCAGGCCAGCTTGATTTCTCTGTCTACACTGAGAGCATCTGCTTACCGCTGCTGGATGGCTTGCTCCATTGGGCTGTTTGTCCTTCAGCCGAAGCTCAAGACCCTTTCCCCAGCCTCGGGCTTAACGGTGTATTGTCCCCTCAGAGACTAGTCCTGGAGACCCTCTGTAAACTCAGCATTCAGGACAACAATGTGGACCTCATTCTGGCAACGCCACCTTTTAGTAGATTAGAGAAGCTGTTTGGGAACCTCGTACGACTAGTCGGCGAGCGAAAGGTGCCTGTCTGCCGGGAGATGGCGGTCGTGTTGCTAGCCAATCTTGCACAGGGTGACAGCATGGCAGCCCGTGCCATTGCGGTACAGAAAGGGAGCGTAGGGAATCTGTTGGGTTTCTTGGAGGACAGCTTGGCTGCGACGCAGTTCCAGCAGAGCCAAGGGTCCCTACTACACATGCAGGGATCCCACTTTGAGCCGACAAGTGTGGACATGATGCGGCGAGCTGCTCGGGCTCTGCTTGCTTTCGCTAAGGTAGAGGAGAACCACTCTGAATTTACGCTCTATGAATCACGGCTTCTGGACCTTTCCGTCTCCCCCCTCATGAACTCTTTGGTGTCCCACGTCATCTGTGATGTACTGTTTTTGATAGGCCAGTCATGA